In Paenibacillus phoenicis, one genomic interval encodes:
- a CDS encoding NCS2 family permease has protein sequence MKGVFKLKQHQTNVRRELVAGLTSFFSIVYIIAVNANILKDAGIPLEAGIMATVLSSLVGCLLVAFVANAPLILVPGMGINALFTYTIVGSMGLSYQEALGATVLAGILFVVVAFTGLSSLISRAIPASLKESISVGIGLFIAFIGLQKSGIVTGNTSHFVALGDLSAPLVLASIINLIVTLFLFLKKVPGNFLISIILGTLVAWLFGIVDLGSFTSASLSFQSYSDVWMSADLRHIASVPFLTACFSLVLVLVFENIGLVHSQVDGMLNAPEKNGKSMKAVSISAMACGLLGTSPTVSTVETAAGITAGGRTGLTSVTTGLLFLGALFFMPLIKMIPDAAIAPILIIIGGLMLTNITKIDFSDFSEAFPAFLVILMIPLTYSIVDGIAFGFIAYPLLKMFSKKREQLSISMFVISFLFLANFLLQSVL, from the coding sequence ATGAAAGGAGTTTTTAAGCTTAAGCAACACCAAACGAACGTGAGAAGAGAGCTTGTCGCTGGATTGACCTCGTTCTTCTCTATCGTGTACATTATCGCCGTCAACGCCAACATCCTGAAGGATGCAGGAATTCCGCTGGAGGCCGGGATTATGGCCACCGTGCTGTCTTCGCTTGTCGGCTGTTTGCTGGTCGCGTTCGTTGCGAACGCACCGTTAATTCTCGTCCCCGGCATGGGGATCAACGCCTTGTTTACTTATACGATTGTAGGTTCGATGGGACTCAGCTACCAAGAAGCCTTGGGCGCAACGGTGCTTGCGGGCATCCTGTTCGTCGTGGTTGCCTTTACGGGCTTGTCTTCCCTGATCTCCAGGGCCATTCCGGCTTCCCTGAAGGAATCGATTTCCGTGGGAATCGGACTGTTCATTGCCTTCATCGGCTTGCAGAAGAGCGGCATTGTCACCGGCAACACCAGTCACTTTGTGGCGCTCGGCGACTTATCGGCGCCGCTGGTTCTAGCTTCGATCATCAACCTGATCGTTACGCTGTTCCTGTTCTTGAAGAAGGTTCCGGGGAATTTTCTGATCAGCATTATTTTAGGGACACTGGTGGCTTGGTTGTTCGGAATCGTTGACTTGGGATCGTTCACATCCGCATCGCTGTCGTTTCAAAGCTACAGTGACGTCTGGATGAGCGCAGACCTCCGCCATATCGCCAGCGTACCGTTCTTGACGGCTTGTTTCTCACTGGTGCTGGTGCTGGTCTTCGAAAATATCGGGCTTGTCCACTCGCAAGTGGATGGCATGCTGAATGCTCCGGAGAAGAACGGGAAATCGATGAAAGCCGTATCGATTTCCGCAATGGCTTGCGGCCTCTTGGGCACTAGCCCAACGGTTTCGACGGTCGAGACAGCTGCCGGCATTACCGCAGGCGGAAGAACCGGGTTAACTTCGGTGACGACCGGGCTGTTGTTCCTGGGCGCACTGTTCTTTATGCCCTTGATCAAAATGATCCCGGACGCCGCAATCGCCCCGATCTTGATCATCATCGGCGGACTGATGCTGACGAATATTACGAAGATCGATTTCAGCGATTTTTCCGAGGCGTTCCCTGCGTTTCTTGTGATTCTGATGATCCCTTTAACGTATAGCATTGTTGACGGCATTGCTTTTGGCTTTATCGCTTATCCGCTGCTCAAGATGTTTTCGAAGAAGCGGGAACAGCTGTCGATCTCCATGTTCGTCATCTCGTTCCTGTTCCTGGCTAACTTCCTGCTGCAGTCGGTTTTATAA
- a CDS encoding MerR family DNA-binding transcriptional regulator yields MEETYTPGQIAERLNISTTTLRRYEKQGLIPEVLRTAGNHRIYTKVHYQAFVAIRSLLAGYEIPVVYEVMRKIKAGRVMEALWLINHQLSQVEDEKQRVEELLTMVRHADFRMYKNRKLTNAMTIGKVAELAGVNPSAIRHWEKEGLITSTRHPVSGYRIYSVTELRKILVISSLRRTVYYIENLRELLQDLDMFRLSKIDRSFQVALEKLNEKLRIQYQGIAELMAYIHIQSLV; encoded by the coding sequence ATGGAAGAGACTTATACGCCTGGACAAATCGCTGAGCGGTTGAATATTAGCACAACAACGTTGAGAAGATATGAGAAACAAGGGTTGATTCCGGAGGTCTTGAGAACGGCAGGCAACCATAGAATCTATACGAAGGTGCATTACCAAGCCTTTGTCGCCATCCGGTCCTTGTTAGCGGGTTATGAAATTCCCGTCGTCTATGAAGTGATGCGGAAAATCAAGGCCGGCCGCGTCATGGAAGCTCTGTGGCTGATTAATCATCAACTGTCCCAGGTTGAAGATGAGAAGCAGCGGGTGGAGGAGTTGTTAACGATGGTTCGCCATGCGGACTTCAGGATGTATAAGAACCGGAAGCTGACAAATGCGATGACGATCGGGAAGGTGGCGGAGCTGGCGGGAGTAAATCCTTCCGCTATTCGGCACTGGGAGAAGGAGGGGCTGATTACCTCGACCCGGCATCCGGTCAGCGGGTATCGGATCTATTCGGTGACTGAATTGCGGAAGATTCTGGTGATCAGCAGTTTGCGCAGAACGGTATATTATATCGAGAATCTGCGGGAGCTATTGCAGGACCTGGACATGTTCCGGTTGTCCAAAATCGATCGTTCCTTCCAGGTTGCGCTTGAGAAGCTCAATGAAAAGCTCAGGATCCAATATCAAGGAATCGCTGAGCTGATGGCTTATATCCATATTCAATCTCTAGTTTGA
- a CDS encoding MarR family winged helix-turn-helix transcriptional regulator — protein METNEQNLKLGEHLCFSLYACSRAILRMYRPYLDELELTYPQYLVLVTLWEKEKSTIKELGEALDLDTGTLTPLLKRMEAAGLIERQRDSIDERVVNVLITPKGKALQAKAACVPQSLIDATDMNLEEINQLNDSINLLLQQVNAAARK, from the coding sequence TTGGAAACGAATGAGCAAAACTTGAAATTGGGGGAACATCTTTGTTTTTCGCTATACGCTTGCTCCCGGGCCATCCTTCGGATGTACCGCCCTTATTTAGATGAGCTGGAACTGACCTATCCGCAGTATCTGGTCTTGGTCACCTTATGGGAGAAGGAGAAGAGCACTATTAAAGAGCTCGGAGAAGCTTTGGATCTAGACACCGGCACCTTAACGCCTTTGCTCAAGCGGATGGAAGCTGCCGGACTCATTGAACGACAACGCGATTCCATAGACGAGCGCGTGGTAAATGTGCTGATCACGCCGAAGGGGAAGGCGCTGCAAGCGAAAGCGGCCTGCGTTCCGCAGTCACTGATTGACGCCACAGATATGAATCTCGAGGAGATCAACCAGCTCAATGACAGCATCAATCTGCTGCTGCAGCAAGTGAATGCCGCCGCTAGAAAATAA
- a CDS encoding S-layer homology domain-containing protein — protein MKNHWGKPYIQISLEQLPITKENVTLNGYKDMVSVDAAYLENVRLMVKLNIMTGTSEDTFSPKGETTRAQAANVFVRTLQALGMID, from the coding sequence GTGAAGAATCATTGGGGTAAGCCGTATATCCAAATTTCCCTTGAACAGCTGCCGATAACTAAGGAAAATGTGACTCTGAACGGATACAAGGATATGGTGAGTGTGGACGCGGCCTACCTGGAGAACGTTCGTCTGATGGTCAAGCTGAACATCATGACCGGCACAAGCGAGGATACTTTCAGTCCGAAGGGTGAAACGACACGCGCCCAGGCTGCTAACGTGTTCGTAAGAACGCTGCAAGCACTTGGCATGATTGATTGA
- a CDS encoding alpha/beta hydrolase, protein MSQIKLVTLSDGSTLEVGLTGKPSGPILMLPIAKKSVTGQEAESLKMWGVDPELGKHFVEGLSDLFQVLHFDYEGHRFQHYQPDRLTAEYIALDFLHIADQMGVDTFSYYGYSWLALAGLQLALRTNRLESLIMGGFPPYEGPYREMLTVTAKTHEQALQPSSSSSTEEQFQDFVSPEEYDWDQVQVTLDPAQTKQFLTLYQSLSDFDDTSVHDNLTFPKLTFAGEADRIVYGENFGSVTVDIAGALRKNEQTLRQLGWDVAILPGNAMDHTKAMQPETVLPLIKPWLATNLLK, encoded by the coding sequence ATGAGTCAAATCAAGCTTGTCACTCTATCCGACGGTTCAACGTTAGAGGTCGGCCTGACCGGGAAACCCAGTGGCCCTATCCTCATGTTGCCCATCGCCAAAAAATCCGTCACCGGCCAAGAAGCGGAAAGTCTTAAAATGTGGGGCGTCGACCCCGAGCTAGGAAAACATTTCGTGGAGGGCTTGTCTGATTTGTTCCAGGTGCTGCATTTTGATTATGAAGGCCATAGGTTTCAGCATTACCAGCCCGATCGGTTGACAGCGGAGTATATCGCACTTGATTTCTTGCATATCGCTGATCAAATGGGAGTCGATACGTTCAGCTACTACGGCTATTCCTGGTTAGCCTTAGCCGGCCTGCAGCTGGCGCTCCGGACAAATCGATTGGAGAGCTTAATCATGGGAGGATTCCCGCCTTATGAAGGACCTTACCGGGAGATGTTGACGGTCACCGCCAAAACCCATGAACAGGCGCTGCAACCGTCCTCGTCCTCGTCTACGGAGGAACAATTTCAGGACTTCGTTAGCCCGGAAGAATATGATTGGGATCAGGTGCAGGTGACATTAGATCCGGCGCAAACAAAGCAATTTCTGACCCTGTACCAAAGCTTGTCCGATTTCGATGACACGTCTGTACACGACAATCTCACGTTTCCCAAGCTTACCTTCGCCGGCGAAGCGGACCGAATCGTGTATGGCGAGAACTTTGGCAGTGTGACCGTTGATATCGCAGGGGCTTTACGTAAGAATGAACAAACCTTGCGCCAGCTCGGCTGGGATGTGGCCATTTTACCGGGGAACGCGATGGACCATACGAAAGCCATGCAGCCTGAGACCGTACTTCCCTTGATTAAGCCCTGGCTGGCTACTAACTTGTTAAAATAA
- a CDS encoding malate:quinone oxidoreductase, giving the protein MNHGQTSTDVILIGAGIMSATLGTLLKELAPDWNITVFEQLARAGEESSNEWNNAGTGHAALCELNYTTERSDGTVDISKAIKVNEQFQVSRQFWAYLVQRQLIRNPQDFIMPLPHMSYVRGEQNVKFLRRRYEAMSAHPLFQGMEFTQDPGKLREWVPLMMKDRKTDEPIAATKIDSGTDVNFGALTRMLLNHLKDKGVDIRYKHSVKKLKRTPDGLWELKVKDLNSGAIERHTAKFVFIGAGGGSLHLLQKSGIPEGKRIGGFPVSGLFMVCNNPEVVEQHHAKVYGKASVGAPPMSVPHLDTRFIDNKKSLLFGPFAGFSPKFLKTGSMFDLITSVKPHNLLTMLAAGVKEIALTKYLIGQLMLSKEQRMEELRDFVPGAKSEDWDLIVAGQRVQVIKDTVEGGKGTLQFGTEVVSAADGSIAALLGASPGASTAVHVMLEVIEKCFPQHLEAWKPKIKEMIPSYGLSLSENPELFRTLQQSTALALGLSGTKQEASVS; this is encoded by the coding sequence ATGAATCACGGACAAACAAGTACAGATGTTATTTTGATTGGTGCCGGAATTATGAGTGCGACGTTGGGGACCCTGCTGAAGGAATTGGCGCCGGACTGGAACATCACGGTGTTTGAACAACTTGCGCGGGCAGGGGAGGAAAGCTCAAACGAGTGGAATAATGCGGGAACCGGTCATGCGGCTCTGTGCGAATTGAATTATACCACCGAGCGGTCGGACGGAACCGTTGATATTAGCAAAGCAATTAAGGTGAATGAACAGTTCCAGGTATCCAGACAGTTCTGGGCTTATCTGGTTCAGCGCCAACTGATCCGAAATCCGCAGGATTTCATCATGCCGCTGCCTCATATGAGCTATGTGCGCGGGGAGCAGAACGTCAAATTTCTGAGAAGACGTTATGAAGCGATGTCTGCCCATCCGCTGTTCCAAGGGATGGAGTTCACCCAGGACCCGGGGAAACTCAGAGAATGGGTTCCTCTGATGATGAAGGATCGGAAGACTGACGAGCCGATTGCGGCGACGAAGATCGATTCGGGTACGGACGTCAACTTCGGCGCCTTGACGCGGATGTTGCTGAATCATTTGAAAGATAAAGGCGTGGACATCCGCTACAAGCACAGCGTGAAGAAGCTGAAACGGACGCCGGACGGGTTGTGGGAATTGAAGGTAAAAGACTTGAACAGCGGGGCTATCGAGCGCCATACCGCCAAATTCGTCTTCATCGGTGCCGGCGGCGGGAGCTTGCATTTGCTGCAAAAATCCGGCATCCCGGAAGGCAAGCGGATTGGAGGCTTCCCGGTCAGCGGATTGTTTATGGTGTGCAACAATCCGGAAGTGGTGGAACAGCATCATGCCAAAGTTTACGGCAAAGCTTCGGTGGGAGCACCGCCGATGTCCGTTCCCCATCTGGACACCCGGTTCATCGACAACAAGAAATCGCTGTTGTTCGGACCGTTTGCCGGTTTTTCGCCGAAGTTCCTCAAGACTGGATCCATGTTTGATCTGATCACCTCTGTTAAGCCGCATAACCTTCTGACGATGCTGGCGGCGGGGGTCAAAGAGATCGCGTTAACCAAATACCTGATTGGGCAGCTTATGTTGTCGAAGGAACAACGGATGGAGGAACTGCGGGATTTTGTCCCAGGGGCCAAGAGCGAGGATTGGGATCTGATCGTCGCCGGTCAGCGGGTGCAGGTCATCAAGGATACGGTGGAAGGCGGAAAAGGCACGTTGCAATTCGGCACCGAGGTTGTCAGCGCTGCGGATGGCTCGATTGCCGCCTTGCTTGGCGCTTCCCCGGGAGCTTCGACTGCGGTGCACGTCATGCTGGAGGTTATTGAGAAATGCTTCCCGCAGCACCTCGAAGCTTGGAAGCCGAAGATCAAAGAGATGATTCCTTCGTACGGCTTGTCGCTGTCGGAGAACCCGGAACTCTTCCGTACTCTACAACAATCAACTGCGCTGGCCCTTGGATTGTCGGGAACCAAGCAAGAAGCTTCAGTATCATAA
- a CDS encoding DUF2975 domain-containing protein — MKREQGSTLFLRGVVFLMGIAILAVCVFGVPEVAKEMVEYYPPYIYLTLLIPMYASAIPFFFALYQTLKLLSYIDKNTAFSEASVKALKSIRNCAIAICILYAVILPILLIIAEKDDAPGLAAIGLVICFASLVIAVFAAVLQRLLRNAIDIKSENDLTI, encoded by the coding sequence ATGAAACGTGAACAAGGCTCTACCCTGTTCTTAAGGGGCGTCGTATTCCTGATGGGCATCGCGATCCTTGCCGTCTGCGTCTTCGGGGTCCCTGAGGTTGCCAAAGAAATGGTGGAATATTATCCGCCATACATCTATCTGACCCTGCTTATTCCGATGTATGCTTCGGCCATTCCGTTCTTCTTTGCGCTTTACCAGACGCTGAAGCTGCTAAGCTATATCGATAAAAATACGGCTTTCTCCGAAGCCTCGGTGAAGGCTTTAAAGAGCATTCGAAACTGCGCGATCGCCATCTGTATCTTGTATGCGGTCATTTTGCCGATTCTGTTGATTATTGCGGAGAAGGATGACGCACCGGGACTCGCCGCGATCGGACTGGTCATCTGTTTCGCTTCGCTCGTCATCGCCGTCTTTGCCGCCGTGCTTCAAAGGCTCTTAAGAAATGCCATCGACATCAAATCGGAAAACGATTTAACGATCTGA
- a CDS encoding DUF817 domain-containing protein: MGVQLGYALQQLVRFGWQQALSCVFPVVIFASLALTQWFPLPWLPRYDWLLIICLAMQVWMVRSGLETRDELKVITVFHLIGLALELFKVHMGSWSYPEEGWTKVNGVPLYSGFMYASVASYLCQAWRRLKVDLVRFPPLWLVVPLAASIYLNFFTHHYWIDVRWWLSALVLIVFWRTWVTYEVGGKPYRMPLTLSFVLIGFFIWIAENVATFFSAWRYPNQSDGWHLVHLGKISSWLLLVIISFLIVAALKRVKGRKTQ; encoded by the coding sequence ATGGGCGTACAATTGGGATATGCTCTGCAACAGTTGGTTCGCTTTGGTTGGCAACAAGCGTTGTCCTGCGTTTTTCCCGTCGTCATCTTCGCTTCGCTGGCTTTAACGCAGTGGTTTCCTCTCCCCTGGCTGCCCCGCTATGACTGGCTGCTGATCATCTGCCTCGCCATGCAGGTATGGATGGTTCGTTCTGGACTGGAAACCCGCGACGAATTGAAGGTTATTACTGTATTCCACCTGATCGGCTTGGCGCTGGAGTTGTTTAAGGTGCATATGGGGTCTTGGTCGTATCCCGAGGAGGGTTGGACGAAGGTGAACGGCGTTCCCCTCTACAGCGGGTTTATGTATGCGAGTGTGGCCAGTTATCTGTGCCAGGCCTGGCGGCGCCTGAAGGTGGATCTCGTTCGCTTTCCCCCGCTCTGGCTGGTCGTCCCGCTTGCTGCCTCCATTTACCTGAATTTCTTCACTCATCATTATTGGATCGATGTTCGGTGGTGGCTGTCGGCGCTGGTGCTGATCGTCTTCTGGCGGACTTGGGTCACCTATGAGGTCGGCGGCAAGCCTTACCGGATGCCGTTAACCCTTTCGTTTGTACTGATCGGGTTCTTCATTTGGATCGCGGAGAATGTCGCCACCTTCTTTAGCGCCTGGAGGTATCCAAACCAATCCGACGGCTGGCATCTCGTCCATCTTGGCAAGATCAGCTCTTGGCTGCTGCTGGTCATTATCAGTTTCCTGATTGTGGCGGCATTAAAGCGGGTGAAGGGGCGGAAGACACAATGA
- a CDS encoding gamma-glutamyltransferase family protein: MDYLHHPFASKRYTVFAKKGMVATSQPLAAQAGLEILQQGGNAIDAAIAAAAALTVVEPTSNGIGGDAFALVWTKGKLHGLNASGPAPALLTAEAVKRRGHEQMPKLGLVPITVPGVPAAWAELAEKFGRRPLTESLKPAIRYAEEGYPLTPILGKYWARAYQAYRKQEGPEFEAWFHTFAPQGRAPEIGEVWSSKGHAESLRRIAASEARDFYEGELAQRIDDFMVEHGGFLRKSDLSAYRPEWVEPISANYRGYEVWEIPPNGQGMVALMALNIYEQLGQPEWLSAETVHRQIEALKFAFTDGQAWITEPADMPVSTEYLLSREYASSRTQEICDTALDPKPMDLPKGGTVYLAAADEEGNMVSYIQSNYMGFGSGIVIPGTGISLQNRGADFSLDERHPNFVKPGKRTYHTIIPGFLTKDGEAVGPFGVMGGYMQPQGHMQVIMNTVDYRLNPQAALDVPRWQWVGGKKVQVEPEFPGELIEALRQKGHAIEVMPDGGGFGRGQIIWRDPQTGVLAGGTESRTDGMIAAW; this comes from the coding sequence ATGGATTACTTGCATCACCCGTTTGCGTCCAAGCGTTATACCGTATTCGCGAAAAAAGGAATGGTAGCTACGTCCCAGCCATTGGCGGCACAGGCCGGGCTTGAGATCCTGCAGCAAGGGGGGAACGCCATTGATGCCGCGATTGCGGCTGCGGCGGCGCTGACGGTCGTCGAGCCGACCTCCAACGGGATTGGCGGGGATGCGTTTGCCCTCGTCTGGACGAAGGGGAAGCTCCACGGCTTGAACGCCTCCGGGCCGGCGCCGGCCCTGCTGACGGCCGAGGCCGTGAAGCGGCGGGGACATGAGCAAATGCCCAAGCTGGGGCTGGTGCCGATCACGGTCCCCGGAGTCCCCGCGGCTTGGGCGGAGCTGGCCGAGAAGTTCGGCAGACGTCCTTTGACGGAGAGCTTGAAGCCGGCGATCCGGTATGCCGAGGAAGGGTACCCCCTGACGCCGATCTTGGGCAAATATTGGGCGAGGGCTTACCAGGCGTACCGCAAACAGGAGGGACCGGAGTTCGAAGCCTGGTTCCACACCTTCGCTCCGCAAGGACGGGCTCCCGAGATCGGGGAAGTGTGGAGTTCGAAAGGTCATGCGGAGAGTTTGCGCCGGATTGCTGCCAGTGAGGCGCGGGATTTTTACGAAGGGGAGCTGGCCCAGCGGATCGACGACTTTATGGTAGAGCATGGCGGTTTTTTAAGAAAATCTGATTTGTCTGCCTACCGGCCGGAGTGGGTTGAGCCGATTTCGGCGAATTACCGGGGCTATGAGGTTTGGGAGATTCCGCCGAACGGGCAGGGGATGGTCGCGTTGATGGCCTTAAATATCTATGAGCAGCTGGGGCAGCCCGAGTGGCTCTCCGCGGAGACAGTGCATCGTCAGATCGAGGCGCTCAAGTTCGCGTTTACGGATGGCCAGGCCTGGATCACGGAGCCGGCGGATATGCCGGTCTCGACCGAATATCTGTTGTCCCGGGAATACGCCTCGTCACGGACCCAAGAGATCTGCGACACGGCGCTTGACCCGAAACCCATGGATCTGCCGAAGGGCGGGACCGTCTATTTGGCTGCCGCTGATGAGGAAGGCAATATGGTGTCCTATATTCAAAGCAACTATATGGGTTTTGGCTCGGGTATCGTGATCCCCGGGACGGGAATTAGTCTGCAAAATCGCGGGGCCGACTTCTCGTTGGATGAACGGCATCCAAACTTCGTGAAGCCGGGGAAACGGACGTATCACACGATCATCCCCGGGTTTCTGACCAAGGATGGAGAAGCGGTCGGACCGTTTGGGGTGATGGGCGGCTACATGCAGCCACAAGGCCATATGCAGGTTATCATGAATACGGTGGATTACCGGCTGAATCCTCAAGCGGCACTGGATGTCCCGCGTTGGCAATGGGTTGGCGGCAAGAAGGTGCAGGTAGAGCCGGAGTTTCCGGGCGAGCTCATCGAGGCGCTCCGGCAAAAGGGGCATGCCATCGAAGTGATGCCGGACGGAGGAGGCTTCGGACGCGGCCAAATCATTTGGCGGGATCCGCAAACCGGCGTGCTGGCCGGCGGGACGGAATCCCGGACGGACGGCATGATCGCGGCTTGGTAA
- the sfsA gene encoding DNA/RNA nuclease SfsA translates to MKYGNIVHGQLQRRVNRFIAEVVVDGALEQVHVKNTGRLKELLLTDTEVLLEVSDRPERKTKYSLIAAAKDGGWVNVDSQAPNPVAFEALKAGRIAEIGLVSCVKREVTYGDSRFDLYYEKDEERGFIEVKGVTLQQECIAMFPDAPTARGTKHVLELAKAVQEGYTGTVLFVVQMQGCREFTPYRDMDPAFADALEEASRQGVRILAYESVVTEQEIVLGGGLPVHL, encoded by the coding sequence ATGAAGTATGGGAACATCGTACACGGACAGCTCCAGCGGCGGGTGAACCGGTTTATCGCCGAGGTTGTGGTGGACGGTGCCTTGGAACAGGTGCATGTGAAAAATACCGGTCGGCTGAAGGAGCTCCTGCTAACGGATACAGAGGTTCTGCTGGAGGTTTCTGATCGGCCCGAGCGGAAGACGAAATATTCCTTGATTGCGGCTGCCAAGGACGGAGGCTGGGTGAACGTCGATTCGCAAGCGCCAAATCCGGTAGCGTTCGAGGCACTGAAGGCAGGGCGGATCGCGGAGATCGGGCTGGTCAGTTGCGTGAAGCGGGAAGTCACCTACGGCGATTCCCGGTTTGATCTCTACTACGAAAAAGACGAGGAACGAGGGTTCATCGAGGTCAAAGGCGTCACGCTCCAGCAGGAATGTATCGCTATGTTCCCAGATGCCCCAACGGCGCGGGGAACCAAACATGTGTTGGAGTTGGCTAAGGCCGTTCAGGAAGGATACACCGGGACGGTGCTTTTTGTGGTGCAAATGCAGGGATGCCGCGAATTTACGCCTTACCGGGACATGGATCCGGCCTTTGCGGACGCCTTGGAAGAGGCCTCCCGGCAAGGGGTGCGGATTTTGGCTTATGAATCCGTCGTGACGGAACAAGAGATCGTGTTGGGAGGCGGTCTCCCGGTTCATCTATGA
- a CDS encoding alpha/beta hydrolase, which produces MTTITRIPYQPERCFEFLMSSKAGSEYRILIAAPADPPPEGGYGVVYTLDGDALFQTLAETVKLQTRKPKGYDPILVVGIAYPSKVPYDMHRRCRDFTLPVAPETLPVRPGGEAWPPYGEADAFLDFLEQDLMPWVGKEWPIDSTRQAVVGHSLGGLLTLYALAIRPRLYSHYVAISPSVWWGEYEVLRQLERLKEAWCGEHPIHLMLAIGAEELPDMVEGAKKAAQCMEELSKRKVYTVLNEFAGEEHLSVLPGALGRIPRFLWSNLR; this is translated from the coding sequence ATGACGACGATCACGAGGATTCCTTACCAACCGGAGCGATGCTTTGAGTTCCTCATGTCATCTAAGGCAGGCAGTGAATACCGGATCCTTATTGCGGCTCCAGCAGATCCTCCCCCGGAAGGCGGGTATGGCGTTGTCTATACACTGGATGGAGATGCGCTCTTTCAGACGTTGGCTGAAACCGTCAAGCTGCAGACGCGCAAACCCAAGGGATACGATCCAATCTTGGTTGTTGGGATTGCTTACCCATCAAAAGTTCCCTATGATATGCACCGACGTTGCCGCGACTTCACGCTGCCTGTTGCGCCTGAAACGTTGCCGGTACGTCCCGGTGGTGAAGCTTGGCCGCCTTATGGTGAAGCGGATGCGTTCCTTGACTTTCTGGAACAAGATCTCATGCCGTGGGTAGGGAAGGAGTGGCCCATCGATTCAACAAGGCAAGCTGTGGTTGGGCATTCACTTGGAGGGTTGCTGACACTGTATGCCTTAGCAATAAGACCGCGGTTATACTCTCATTATGTAGCCATCAGCCCATCAGTCTGGTGGGGAGAATACGAAGTGCTGAGGCAGTTGGAGCGATTGAAGGAAGCCTGGTGCGGAGAGCATCCCATTCATCTCATGCTGGCGATTGGAGCAGAGGAGCTTCCCGATATGGTCGAGGGAGCGAAGAAGGCAGCTCAATGTATGGAGGAGCTTTCGAAGCGAAAGGTGTATACCGTGCTCAACGAATTTGCCGGGGAAGAGCATCTTAGCGTCCTACCGGGCGCATTAGGCCGAATCCCTCGATTTTTATGGAGCAACCTAAGATAA
- a CDS encoding helix-turn-helix domain-containing protein, with the protein MAVIINLDVMLAKRKMSVTELSEKVGITMANLSILKNGKAKAIRFSTLEAICKALDCQPGDILEYRDDEE; encoded by the coding sequence ATGGCCGTAATTATCAATCTTGATGTCATGCTGGCAAAACGGAAAATGAGCGTCACGGAGCTTTCGGAGAAAGTGGGCATTACGATGGCGAATCTGTCGATTCTGAAAAACGGGAAGGCCAAGGCCATTCGTTTCTCCACGCTGGAGGCGATATGCAAGGCGCTGGATTGCCAGCCCGGAGATATTTTGGAGTATCGAGATGATGAAGAGTAG